The following proteins come from a genomic window of Anguilla rostrata isolate EN2019 chromosome 17, ASM1855537v3, whole genome shotgun sequence:
- the LOC135243087 gene encoding growth factor receptor-bound protein 2-like: protein MEAVGKYDFMATAEEELSFRKGDILKILSTEDNWHKAEFHGHEGFVPTNYVDRFIPSWFKENASRSSAEDMLMPCELGAFLIRGSQSSPGDFSISVRHEYDVQHFKVMTDHSGHYFLWTEKFTSLNKLVEFYKTTSISRQRQIFLQDGSRDFKAPPMSMPAALPPPGKRGSLPEERSSSSGGFGGSQNPAAQRRASDIPPTAQYKRGSLEDRAYTSGTMGMPSPASFAPPLRRPSDNMPFPQRPAMHVRALYDFTAEESDELGFSAGEVIEVMDNSDSSWWKGRLRGRIGLFPTNYTTPI from the exons ATCTTAAGCACCGAGGATAACTGGCACAAGGCAGAGTTTCATGGACACGAAGGCTTTGTTCCCACCAACTATGTTGACAGATTCATTCCCAG CTGGTTCAAGGAGAATGCCAGCCGGAGCTCAGCAGAGGACATGCTGATGCCCTGTGAGCTGGGGGCCTTCCTGATCCGCGGAAGCCAGAGCTCCCCGGGGGATTTCTCCATCTCCGTCAG gCACGAGTATGATGTGCAGCACTTCAAAGTGATGACGGATCACAGCGGCCACTACTTCCTGTGGACGGAGAAGTTCACCTCCCTCAACAAGCTGGTGGAGTTCTACAAGACCACCTCCATCTCCCGGCAGAGACAGATCTTCCTGCAGGATGGAAGCCGGGATTTTAAGGCCCCGCCCATGTCTATGCCTGCAGCTCTGCCCCCGCCG ggaaagagaggaagtcTCCCTGAGGAGAGGAGTTCCTCCAGTGGAGGGTTTGGGGGTTCCCAAAACCCCGCAGCCCAACGCAGGGCCTCAGATATTCCCCCGACTGCACAG TATAAGAGAGGCAGTCTGGAGGACAGAGCTTACACCTCAGGGACCATGGGAATGCCCAGTCCTGCCTCATTTGCCCCTCCCCTACGCCGGCCGTCTGACAACATGCCATTCCCACAG AGGCCAGCCATGCACGTAAGAGCGCTGTACGACTTCACCGCAGAAGAAAGCGACGAGCTGGGCTTCAGCGCCGGGGAGGTGATCGAAGTCATGGACAACTCAGACTCGTCATGGTGGAAGGGAAGGCTGAGGGGCAGGATCGGCCTCTTTCCCACCAACTACACCACGCCCATATGA